A region of Tolypothrix sp. NIES-4075 DNA encodes the following proteins:
- the frr gene encoding ribosome recycling factor: MKLDEAESTMQKTVESTQRAFNTIRTGRANASLLDKVMVDYYGSPTSMKSLANISTPDSTTIAIQPYDRGTLNLIEKAISMSDVGLTPSNDGSTIRLNIPPLTSDRRKEFVKLAAKYAEEGRVAIRNIRRDALDSIRKQEKASEISEDEAKDQQDKLQKLTDKYTAKIGDLLAEKEKDITTV; the protein is encoded by the coding sequence GTGAAATTAGATGAAGCTGAGAGTACGATGCAAAAGACCGTTGAGTCAACTCAACGAGCTTTTAACACGATTCGCACTGGTCGCGCCAATGCGAGTCTACTAGATAAGGTGATGGTGGACTACTACGGTTCCCCCACATCGATGAAATCACTGGCAAACATTAGCACGCCAGATTCCACGACGATCGCGATTCAGCCCTACGATCGCGGCACCTTGAACTTAATCGAAAAGGCGATTTCGATGTCGGATGTCGGTTTAACCCCCAGTAACGACGGTTCGACAATTAGGCTGAATATTCCGCCTTTGACAAGCGATCGGCGTAAAGAATTTGTCAAACTCGCCGCCAAATATGCTGAAGAAGGGCGCGTTGCTATTCGCAACATCCGCCGCGATGCCCTAGACTCAATTCGCAAGCAGGAGAAAGCCTCGGAAATCTCTGAGGATGAAGCCAAAGACCAGCAAGACAAATTGCAAAAATTAACCGACAAGTACACCGCCAAAATCGGCGACTTGTTGGCAGAAAAAGAAAAAGACATCACCACTGTCTAA
- the pyrH gene encoding UMP kinase: MGTNYRRVLLKLSGEALMGNMGYGIDPEVVKEIAQEVAEVIATGVQIAIVVGGGNIFRGVKAASAGMDRANADYIGMIATVMNAMTLQDSLERIGVQTRVQTAIAMQEVAEPYIRRRAIRHLEKGRVVIFGAGSGNPFFTTDTTAALRAAEIDAEVIFKATKVDGVYDADPHIYPDAKRYQSLTYAHVLAQDLRVMDSTAIAMCKENNIPILVFDLSVRGNIQRAIMGESIGTLVGGSCEIR, translated from the coding sequence ATGGGAACGAATTACCGACGGGTTTTACTTAAACTGAGCGGTGAAGCCTTGATGGGCAACATGGGCTATGGAATTGATCCAGAAGTGGTGAAAGAAATAGCACAAGAGGTAGCAGAGGTGATAGCCACAGGCGTTCAGATCGCCATTGTTGTGGGCGGCGGTAATATTTTTCGTGGTGTGAAAGCGGCATCGGCGGGTATGGACCGGGCAAACGCTGACTACATCGGCATGATTGCCACGGTAATGAATGCCATGACACTCCAAGACTCGCTGGAACGAATAGGGGTACAGACGCGGGTACAAACTGCGATCGCTATGCAAGAAGTAGCCGAACCGTATATTCGTCGTCGTGCCATCCGTCATCTTGAAAAAGGACGGGTGGTAATTTTTGGCGCTGGTTCTGGAAATCCTTTCTTTACTACCGACACGACTGCCGCATTAAGAGCCGCAGAAATTGATGCTGAAGTGATTTTTAAAGCCACCAAGGTAGACGGAGTGTACGATGCTGACCCCCATATATATCCTGATGCCAAACGCTATCAAAGCCTTACTTACGCGCATGTTTTGGCTCAAGATTTGCGGGTAATGGATAGTACCGCGATTGCTATGTGTAAAGAAAACAACATTCCCATACTTGTATTTGATTTATCGGTGCGAGGTAATATTCAACGAGCAATTATGGGAGAATCTATCGGCACCCTTGTGGGAGGTTCTTGTGAAATTAGATGA
- a CDS encoding thioredoxin family protein, translating to MNILETIDTPVGSYAPDFELPGIDKQVHHLRRYLEKFRAVGVISMCNQCPYVRLYIDRLKEIQAEFAQQGFSLIGMNGSDGNENPTESFDNMQAFALMHELNFPYLWDPTQDTSRSFGALVTPMAFLIDKDGIVRYKGQIDNNPENPRSVKEQYLKNAIASLFQGQEVYITQTPPVGSRLIWRN from the coding sequence ATGAATATACTAGAAACAATTGACACTCCTGTAGGAAGCTACGCACCAGATTTTGAACTGCCAGGAATTGACAAACAAGTACACCATCTTCGGCGTTATCTTGAAAAGTTTCGTGCTGTCGGTGTCATTTCCATGTGCAACCAATGTCCTTATGTCAGGTTGTATATAGATAGGCTAAAAGAAATTCAAGCGGAATTTGCTCAACAAGGTTTTTCGCTGATTGGCATGAATGGCAGTGATGGCAATGAAAATCCGACGGAAAGCTTTGACAATATGCAAGCTTTTGCGCTCATGCATGAGTTGAACTTTCCCTATCTATGGGACCCAACCCAAGATACAAGCCGCAGCTTTGGAGCGCTGGTTACACCAATGGCTTTTTTAATAGATAAAGATGGTATAGTCCGCTACAAAGGGCAAATTGATAATAATCCGGAAAATCCCCGGTCTGTGAAAGAGCAATATCTAAAAAACGCGATCGCCTCTTTATTTCAAGGTCAAGAAGTTTACATTACGCAAACTCCACCTGTTGGTTCTCGCCTAATCTGGCGGAATTAG
- the speB gene encoding agmatinase, with protein MLAQTYTSVMPFLGSNVAANYDTAKVVILPIAYEATTTYRRGCENGPDSIVEASHQVEYYDEELDRETGCEVGIYTHQTIADTRSGGISAEEMLKVTEETVSKLIGDRKFVIALGGEHSITAAIVEAYRKVYTEPFTVVQIDAHGDLRHSYEGSIHNHACVMRRIVDMDLPTVQIGIRAICKEEADLIKEKQLTVFRAREIANEPDWMERAISAIQTDKVFLTIDLDGIDPTLIPGVGTPEPGGLNWYALMTFLRRVCEKHNVIGCDVMELAPLVDSVVSQFTAAKLVYKIIGYQASAKGWFFDRT; from the coding sequence ATGTTGGCACAAACTTATACTTCTGTAATGCCATTTCTTGGCAGTAACGTAGCTGCTAATTATGATACAGCAAAAGTAGTAATATTGCCCATTGCTTACGAAGCAACAACCACTTATCGGCGGGGCTGTGAAAATGGTCCAGATTCTATAGTGGAAGCTTCTCATCAGGTGGAATATTACGATGAAGAACTGGATAGAGAAACTGGTTGCGAAGTCGGGATTTACACTCACCAAACAATTGCGGACACGCGCTCTGGTGGTATTAGCGCCGAGGAAATGCTAAAAGTCACCGAAGAAACGGTTTCTAAGTTAATTGGCGATCGCAAATTCGTGATTGCTTTAGGTGGCGAACACAGTATTACTGCGGCAATTGTCGAAGCATATCGTAAAGTTTATACAGAACCATTTACGGTAGTGCAAATTGATGCTCACGGTGACTTACGTCACAGTTATGAAGGGTCAATTCACAATCATGCTTGTGTAATGCGACGAATTGTCGATATGGATTTACCCACCGTCCAAATTGGCATTCGAGCGATTTGTAAAGAAGAAGCCGACTTAATCAAAGAAAAACAGCTAACTGTGTTTCGAGCGCGGGAAATTGCTAACGAGCCAGATTGGATGGAACGAGCAATTTCGGCGATTCAGACAGATAAAGTTTTTCTCACCATCGATTTAGATGGCATCGATCCTACCTTAATTCCTGGCGTTGGTACTCCAGAACCGGGCGGTTTAAATTGGTATGCTTTGATGACGTTCTTGCGGCGCGTTTGTGAAAAACATAATGTCATCGGCTGTGATGTGATGGAATTAGCACCCCTTGTAGATTCAGTAGTTTCACAATTTACGGCAGCCAAATTGGTCTATAAAATTATTGGGTATCAAGCATCAGCTAAGGGTTGGTTTTTCGATAGAACATAA
- a CDS encoding alpha/beta fold hydrolase — MIQSTTKLPATKTWTWQGFPICYQTQGSAGPAVVLVHGFGASWWHWRKNIPVLAENCRVYAIDLIGFGASAKPKPGEEIAYTFETWGQQIADFCREVVGEGAFFVGNSVGCIVVMQAAVDNPDIALGVALLNCSLRLLHDRKRATLPWYRSAGAPLLQRLLSIKPVGKFFFNQIAQPKTVRSILLKAYANSEAVTDELVDILMAPVSDPGAVAVFLAFTAYSTGPLPEDLLPLLPCPAIILWGTADPWEPFELGKQLANFPKVLKFIPLEGVGHCPQDEAPELVNPIIQDWIGKMSSDLRF; from the coding sequence ATGATCCAATCGACAACCAAACTGCCTGCAACAAAAACCTGGACTTGGCAAGGTTTTCCCATTTGCTATCAAACCCAAGGATCCGCTGGACCTGCTGTGGTCTTGGTACATGGTTTTGGCGCTTCTTGGTGGCATTGGCGGAAAAATATTCCTGTACTGGCGGAAAATTGCCGTGTTTATGCTATTGATTTGATTGGCTTTGGCGCTTCGGCTAAACCCAAGCCAGGTGAAGAGATTGCCTACACATTTGAAACCTGGGGACAGCAAATCGCTGATTTTTGCCGGGAAGTAGTGGGAGAAGGCGCTTTTTTCGTGGGAAATTCTGTAGGCTGTATTGTGGTCATGCAAGCAGCAGTGGATAACCCGGATATAGCATTAGGAGTTGCTCTGCTGAACTGCTCCTTACGGCTATTACACGATCGCAAACGAGCGACACTACCTTGGTATCGTAGCGCGGGAGCGCCCTTACTGCAACGCCTGCTATCTATCAAACCTGTTGGCAAGTTCTTTTTTAATCAAATTGCCCAGCCGAAAACGGTGCGCTCAATTCTCCTCAAAGCTTATGCCAATTCTGAGGCAGTGACAGACGAGTTAGTAGATATTTTGATGGCACCGGTAAGCGATCCGGGTGCTGTAGCTGTGTTTCTTGCCTTTACAGCTTATTCTACAGGTCCCCTACCTGAAGACCTTTTACCTCTGCTACCTTGTCCGGCAATTATTTTGTGGGGAACAGCTGACCCTTGGGAACCGTTTGAGTTAGGTAAACAGTTAGCTAATTTCCCAAAAGTGCTGAAATTTATACCTTTAGAAGGTGTTGGGCATTGTCCCCAAGATGAAGCACCAGAGCTAGTGAATCCGATTATACAGGATTGGATTGGGAAAATGTCAAGCGATTTGAGATTTTAG
- a CDS encoding LCP family protein, whose translation MTIQTTSAQEDHTNNNSKNSKSGRWLWFWVGMSGIAMVSATAGALLAVSLTSTPLMQASLSPQEAAVFDSDRISGQGLRFSQLTRPVNILVMGMSVLPPDIQNAPAETKNLRYLPQVNSFDGLADVMLLIKFDPEKKKLVMLSVPRDTRTEIEGYGIKKINSANTHGGPALTAKTVSNLLDGVGIDRYIRINVLGVGKLIDALGGVTVYVPKDMKYQDDSQHLYINLKAGKQHLNGDQALQLLRYRHDENGDIGRIQRQQMVMRALMDQSLNPTTLAQLPKILDVVKEHIDTNLSVEELLALVGYGARTNRSNMQMLMVPGRFSEKNEYEASYWLPNRDRIAAMMAENFDVDAPHEQQSTNPGSLRIAIQDSTGGDRSNLRPLIRSLEKAGYRNVYVSKPWGEPLDVTHIVAQQGDGNSAESIRNSLGFGEVRVESTGNLGSDVTIQLGKDWLQQTAPVEVSPQR comes from the coding sequence GTGACCATTCAAACAACTTCGGCGCAAGAAGACCATACAAACAATAATTCTAAAAATTCCAAATCAGGACGCTGGCTGTGGTTTTGGGTGGGGATGAGCGGTATTGCGATGGTGTCAGCCACTGCCGGGGCGCTATTGGCTGTTTCTTTAACGAGTACACCATTGATGCAAGCTTCTTTAAGTCCCCAGGAAGCGGCAGTTTTTGATAGCGATCGCATCTCCGGACAAGGACTGCGATTCTCTCAATTAACTCGCCCCGTCAATATATTAGTTATGGGAATGAGCGTACTCCCGCCAGATATTCAAAACGCTCCCGCTGAAACTAAAAATCTCAGGTACTTGCCTCAGGTAAATTCCTTTGATGGTCTTGCGGATGTGATGCTCTTGATCAAATTCGATCCAGAGAAGAAAAAATTAGTTATGCTTTCTGTTCCTAGAGATACTCGTACAGAGATAGAAGGGTATGGTATTAAAAAAATTAATTCGGCAAATACTCACGGTGGTCCAGCTTTAACTGCGAAAACCGTTAGTAATCTCTTAGACGGCGTGGGAATCGATCGCTATATCCGAATTAACGTTTTGGGAGTTGGCAAGCTAATCGACGCCTTGGGAGGGGTGACGGTTTACGTTCCCAAAGATATGAAGTACCAAGATGATTCTCAGCACTTGTACATCAACTTGAAAGCTGGTAAGCAGCATTTAAATGGCGATCAAGCTTTGCAACTGTTGCGCTATCGCCATGATGAAAATGGCGATATTGGTCGGATTCAGCGCCAGCAAATGGTGATGCGGGCATTGATGGATCAAAGCCTCAACCCAACTACACTAGCTCAATTGCCGAAAATTCTCGACGTAGTTAAAGAGCATATCGACACCAACTTAAGCGTTGAAGAGTTGTTAGCATTAGTAGGTTATGGAGCGCGAACAAATCGCTCAAACATGCAAATGTTGATGGTACCCGGTCGCTTTAGCGAAAAGAATGAATACGAGGCTAGCTATTGGTTGCCAAACCGCGATCGCATTGCGGCTATGATGGCTGAAAACTTTGATGTAGATGCCCCACATGAGCAACAATCGACTAACCCAGGTTCATTGCGAATTGCAATTCAGGATAGTACAGGTGGCGATCGCTCAAACCTACGACCTTTAATTAGAAGTCTAGAAAAAGCTGGCTATCGCAACGTTTATGTATCTAAACCTTGGGGTGAACCTCTAGACGTGACACACATCGTCGCTCAACAAGGAGACGGTAACAGCGCCGAATCGATTCGCAACTCTTTAGGATTTGGAGAAGTGCGAGTAGAAAGTACTGGTAATCTCGGCTCTGATGTCACTATACAGCTAGGTAAGGATTGGTTGCAACAAACTGCTCCAGTGGAAGTGTCTCCTCAACGTTAA
- a CDS encoding AI-2E family transporter — MQTRKLLNWWQTLTPIARIGAIALFAPLLVLNGWAISAIFDYFHSLIVILVGASVLAFLLNYPVSWIERQGGRREQVAILVFLLALSILLALGVTLIPLALTQAQQLVARIPELIDSGRSQLMLLNEKADSLGFPINLEALVVQINDRVKGQLQAIASQVLNLAVVTLTSLLDFLLTMVLTFYLLQHGDELWQSLVDWLPTKFREPFSNTVRLSFQNFFITQLIISTCMASALIPTFLWLKVPFGLLFGLTIGIMALIPYGGSVGIALTTLLVALQDFSMGVRVLIAAVIVQQILENLIAPRILGSFTGLNPVWLLVSVLTGARIGGLLGVILAVPSAVVIKTALSALRPGVGSDSIEEVNALADQEESSKPESKNPLNVSKATLP; from the coding sequence ATGCAGACACGCAAGCTTCTTAACTGGTGGCAAACACTAACACCAATAGCGCGAATCGGTGCGATCGCGTTATTCGCACCGCTACTCGTGCTTAATGGTTGGGCGATTTCGGCAATTTTTGATTACTTTCACTCGTTGATAGTTATTTTAGTCGGAGCCTCAGTTTTAGCCTTTCTGCTTAACTATCCTGTGAGTTGGATAGAGCGTCAAGGTGGCAGACGCGAGCAAGTTGCTATTTTAGTCTTTTTACTTGCTTTATCGATTTTGTTGGCATTGGGTGTGACGCTGATACCGTTAGCTTTGACGCAAGCGCAGCAACTAGTTGCGCGTATACCGGAGTTAATTGACTCTGGACGCTCTCAGTTAATGCTATTGAATGAGAAAGCAGATTCTCTTGGTTTCCCAATTAATCTGGAAGCTTTGGTAGTACAAATCAACGATCGCGTCAAAGGACAATTACAGGCGATCGCTTCACAAGTTCTGAATCTAGCTGTAGTTACCCTCACTAGCCTGCTAGACTTTCTCTTAACAATGGTTTTAACTTTCTATCTGTTGCAACATGGCGATGAACTCTGGCAAAGTTTGGTAGATTGGTTGCCTACCAAATTCCGAGAGCCTTTTTCTAACACAGTACGTCTAAGCTTTCAAAATTTCTTTATCACTCAGTTGATTATTTCAACTTGTATGGCTTCAGCCCTCATACCGACTTTTCTATGGCTGAAAGTACCATTTGGTTTGCTGTTTGGCTTAACTATTGGCATTATGGCTCTCATCCCCTATGGCGGTTCTGTGGGTATCGCCTTAACTACCTTACTTGTAGCTTTACAAGATTTCTCGATGGGGGTAAGAGTATTGATTGCAGCCGTAATTGTACAACAAATTCTGGAAAACTTGATTGCTCCGCGAATTTTGGGGAGTTTTACCGGTTTAAATCCGGTTTGGCTGCTGGTTTCGGTTTTGACCGGCGCGAGAATCGGCGGATTGCTAGGTGTAATTTTAGCAGTCCCAAGTGCAGTTGTAATTAAAACGGCTTTAAGCGCTCTGCGTCCTGGTGTTGGTAGCGATAGTATAGAAGAGGTAAATGCACTTGCCGATCAAGAAGAAAGCTCAAAACCTGAGTCAAAAAATCCTTTAAACGTATCTAAAGCCACATTGCCTTAA
- a CDS encoding serpin family protein, producing MHRQKFNSVKENFLQRRYGVRLGRRYVLAAAGVMLMGVLGCSQVNDSTSALAKSPLPTESPSTKKTVTPDTKVVAANTKFSFKLFSEVLKKDSKDNIFISPSSVAIALAMTYNGASGSTQQAMAKALELQGISLEEINSSNAALKALLENPDPKVQLIIANSLWANKHTSFKSEFIQKNKDFYKAKVTNLDFKNSRSSGVINTWVNENTRGKINKIVETIEPEQILFLINAIYFKGNWSNEFDKNQTAEYPFYVVSEKQKQHPMMSQTGDYRYLENEQFQAVSLPYGKDGKISFYVFLPKQNNSKAFYDNLNSDNWEKWMAQFSKQEGFVRLPRFKINYDITLNDALTDLGMGEAFSQRANFSAMGKNLAISQVKHKTFVEVNEEGTEAAAATSVGIVATSAVEKPKPFRMIVDRPFFCAVRDNQTGSVLFMGSIVEPQ from the coding sequence ATGCATCGGCAAAAATTTAATAGTGTGAAGGAAAATTTCCTCCAAAGACGCTACGGTGTGCGCTTGGGTAGGCGTTATGTTCTGGCAGCAGCAGGAGTTATGCTTATGGGTGTATTAGGATGTTCTCAGGTCAACGACAGTACAAGTGCGCTGGCGAAATCTCCCTTACCGACAGAATCACCATCTACTAAAAAAACAGTCACACCTGATACAAAAGTCGTTGCGGCTAATACAAAATTTAGTTTCAAACTGTTTTCAGAAGTTTTGAAAAAGGATAGCAAAGATAACATTTTTATTTCTCCTTCTAGTGTAGCGATCGCTCTCGCTATGACTTACAATGGTGCGAGTGGTTCTACCCAGCAAGCAATGGCGAAAGCGTTAGAGTTACAAGGCATAAGTTTAGAAGAAATAAACTCTTCTAACGCCGCTTTAAAAGCACTATTAGAAAATCCTGACCCGAAAGTGCAGCTAATAATTGCTAACTCGCTTTGGGCAAACAAACATACTAGCTTTAAATCCGAATTTATCCAGAAAAACAAAGATTTCTACAAAGCTAAAGTCACAAATTTGGACTTTAAAAACTCTCGTTCATCAGGTGTAATCAACACTTGGGTAAATGAGAATACACGCGGCAAAATCAACAAAATAGTCGAAACAATTGAACCAGAGCAAATATTATTTCTAATTAACGCCATCTACTTCAAAGGCAACTGGAGTAATGAATTTGATAAAAACCAAACCGCTGAATATCCCTTTTACGTAGTATCTGAGAAACAAAAACAACACCCGATGATGTCGCAAACGGGTGACTACAGATACTTAGAAAATGAACAATTTCAAGCTGTCAGTTTACCTTACGGCAAAGACGGTAAAATCAGCTTTTATGTTTTCTTACCGAAACAGAATAACTCAAAAGCCTTTTATGATAACTTGAATTCTGATAATTGGGAAAAATGGATGGCTCAATTCAGCAAACAAGAAGGATTTGTTCGCTTGCCCCGCTTTAAAATCAATTATGACATTACTCTCAACGATGCCCTTACCGATTTAGGCATGGGAGAAGCTTTCAGCCAGAGAGCGAATTTTTCCGCTATGGGTAAAAATCTCGCCATTAGCCAAGTTAAACATAAAACCTTTGTTGAGGTAAATGAAGAAGGTACAGAAGCGGCAGCAGCGACTTCTGTGGGGATAGTAGCAACTTCAGCCGTCGAGAAACCAAAGCCATTTCGGATGATTGTTGACCGTCCGTTTTTCTGTGCGGTAAGGGATAATCAAACAGGTAGCGTTTTATTTATGGGTTCAATTGTGGAGCCACAGTAA
- a CDS encoding S8 family serine peptidase, with protein sequence MVKKSTWIICGLSASFVGAPALAAIVTSIGTNGIDALRLQKAPYNLTGRKIAIGQVEIGRPGKFGWDKAVSKNTAVSLAGVFLRNGPAKSNSGVDPHAYNVAGVMVSRDKALPGIAPGARLYSSAVGSTKNMGQPEECLSAQYIAMQNGGDVRAINFSFGEPLTRDPRPEATLDGNALLTLCIDWSSRVHDVVYAIAGNQGKGGIPIPTDNFNAINVAFSSRKGNIFNKVDVSNLAAANEGVATRLAGKEFNLDGRPSISLVAPGSNIPLFNPDGKVNKVTGTSFAAPHVVGTVALLQEFGDKQLRTKQPNWSIASRRHEVMKAVLLNSADKIQDTGNGLRLGMSRTLIDKQNRDWLTSEAYSDPKIPLDPQMGAGHLNAFRAYQQFSPGQWNPSASVPAIGWDYRTLDTGGSVDYTLAKPLVQGSFVAVTLAWDRVVELEDANKNGLYDVGEDFRDRGLNNLDLYLVKADAKDNIAGAVCSSISPVDSVEHIFCPVPATGNYKIRVQFRQKVNESVQPFALAWWGVSSK encoded by the coding sequence ATGGTCAAAAAATCTACCTGGATAATTTGTGGATTGAGTGCTTCTTTTGTGGGTGCGCCAGCACTTGCTGCTATAGTTACTTCCATCGGCACTAATGGTATTGATGCTCTTAGATTACAAAAAGCTCCATATAACTTAACCGGTCGCAAGATTGCTATTGGTCAAGTTGAAATTGGACGTCCGGGAAAGTTTGGCTGGGATAAAGCGGTGTCTAAAAATACAGCAGTATCGTTAGCAGGAGTGTTTTTACGCAATGGTCCGGCTAAATCAAATAGTGGTGTTGACCCCCACGCCTACAATGTAGCTGGTGTGATGGTCAGTCGAGATAAAGCTTTACCGGGAATAGCTCCAGGAGCGCGGCTGTATTCATCTGCGGTAGGTTCGACGAAAAACATGGGTCAGCCAGAAGAATGTTTATCGGCGCAGTACATAGCGATGCAAAATGGTGGTGATGTCCGCGCTATTAACTTCAGTTTTGGTGAACCTCTCACCCGCGATCCGCGACCGGAAGCGACTTTAGATGGTAACGCTTTACTAACATTATGTATTGACTGGTCGAGTCGAGTTCATGATGTTGTCTATGCGATCGCTGGCAACCAAGGTAAAGGGGGCATTCCCATCCCTACAGACAATTTTAATGCAATCAACGTCGCTTTTTCTTCTCGTAAAGGAAATATTTTTAATAAAGTTGATGTTTCTAATTTGGCTGCTGCTAACGAAGGAGTCGCAACTCGGCTAGCAGGAAAGGAGTTTAATCTTGATGGGCGTCCTTCTATTAGTTTAGTTGCACCTGGGAGTAACATTCCTTTGTTCAATCCAGATGGCAAAGTCAACAAAGTCACAGGTACAAGTTTTGCAGCACCTCACGTTGTAGGTACTGTTGCGTTATTGCAGGAATTTGGCGACAAACAACTGCGGACAAAACAACCTAACTGGAGCATAGCCTCTCGCCGTCATGAAGTAATGAAAGCTGTGTTATTAAATTCCGCAGACAAAATTCAAGATACTGGTAATGGTTTGCGGTTGGGAATGAGCCGGACGCTAATTGATAAACAAAATCGTGACTGGCTAACTTCAGAAGCTTATAGCGATCCAAAAATTCCCCTCGATCCGCAAATGGGAGCCGGTCATTTAAATGCATTTCGTGCTTACCAGCAATTCAGCCCCGGTCAATGGAATCCATCCGCTAGTGTACCAGCAATTGGTTGGGATTATCGGACATTAGATACTGGAGGGTCTGTAGATTATACCTTAGCAAAGCCATTAGTGCAAGGAAGTTTTGTTGCTGTCACTCTCGCTTGGGATCGGGTGGTAGAGCTAGAGGATGCAAATAAAAACGGATTATATGATGTCGGTGAGGATTTTCGCGATCGCGGTTTGAACAATCTCGACTTGTATCTAGTCAAAGCAGATGCTAAAGACAATATCGCAGGTGCAGTTTGCTCCTCCATTAGCCCTGTTGATAGTGTAGAACACATCTTCTGCCCTGTTCCGGCTACCGGCAATTACAAAATCCGCGTCCAGTTTCGTCAAAAGGTAAATGAATCTGTTCAACCTTTCGCTCTAGCTTGGTGGGGTGTATCTAGTAAGTAG
- the rpe gene encoding ribulose-phosphate 3-epimerase, translating to MTQNLSKKPIVIAPSILSADFSRLGDEIRAVDAAGADWIHVDVMDGRFVPNITIGPLVVEAIRPVTTKPLDVHLMIVEPEKYVEDFAKAGADHIYVHAEHNASPHLHRTLGQIKEVGKKAGVVLNPGSPLELIEYCLELCDLVLIMSVNPGFGGQSFIPGVVPKIRKLRSMCDERGLDPWIEVDGGLKANNTWQVLEAGANAIVAGSAVFNAPDYAEAITAIRNSKRPSPELAKV from the coding sequence ATGACCCAAAACCTATCTAAAAAGCCGATTGTAATTGCCCCATCTATCTTATCAGCCGATTTTAGTCGTCTGGGAGACGAAATTCGCGCCGTAGACGCGGCTGGAGCAGATTGGATTCACGTTGATGTAATGGACGGTCGTTTTGTACCTAATATTACGATAGGTCCTCTGGTTGTGGAGGCGATTCGTCCGGTGACGACAAAGCCTCTGGATGTCCACTTGATGATTGTGGAACCAGAAAAGTATGTTGAAGACTTTGCCAAAGCAGGGGCAGATCATATTTACGTTCATGCAGAACATAATGCTTCCCCTCACCTGCACCGTACTTTAGGACAAATCAAAGAGGTTGGTAAGAAAGCTGGTGTTGTACTCAACCCAGGTAGCCCTTTAGAGTTAATTGAATATTGCTTGGAACTGTGCGATTTAGTGCTAATTATGAGCGTTAACCCAGGCTTTGGCGGTCAAAGCTTCATTCCTGGAGTCGTACCGAAAATCCGCAAGCTGCGCTCGATGTGCGATGAACGCGGTTTAGATCCTTGGATTGAAGTGGATGGGGGACTGAAAGCTAATAATACTTGGCAGGTTTTGGAAGCTGGAGCAAATGCGATCGTTGCTGGTTCAGCTGTGTTTAACGCTCCTGATTATGCTGAAGCTATTACCGCTATTCGCAACAGTAAGCGTCCTTCCCCAGAACTGGCAAAAGTTTAA